From Echinicola soli, a single genomic window includes:
- a CDS encoding ferritin: MKTKEKEIVTLQRSLLHDTEKMLNKQIEMEGKSSASYLSMASWCDMMGYNNAAKLLYEHAEEERHHMLKLFHYINEAGGLAVQPEISGIKHHFNSLKEIFQLTLEHEIQVTKSINIIVDHCFGVKDFATFSFMQWYVTEQREEETLARRALELFDIIGEEGIGLWTIDQELGKLHDNTNDAQ; encoded by the coding sequence ATGAAGACGAAAGAAAAAGAAATAGTAACGCTACAACGTTCATTATTACATGATACTGAAAAGATGTTAAACAAACAGATAGAAATGGAAGGTAAATCTTCCGCTTCCTATTTAAGCATGGCATCTTGGTGTGATATGATGGGCTATAACAACGCAGCCAAACTACTTTACGAACATGCCGAAGAAGAAAGACACCATATGTTGAAGCTTTTCCATTATATCAACGAAGCTGGTGGTCTAGCGGTACAGCCAGAGATCTCTGGTATCAAGCATCATTTTAATTCTCTCAAAGAGATCTTCCAGCTTACCTTGGAGCATGAAATCCAAGTCACCAAGTCTATCAATATCATTGTGGATCACTGCTTTGGGGTGAAGGATTTTGCCACGTTCAGCTTTATGCAATGGTATGTGACTGAACAACGTGAAGAAGAAACACTGGCACGTAGAGCCCTGGAGTTGTTCGATATCATTGGAGAAGAAGGTATTGGACTGTGGACCATCGACCAAGAGCTTGGTAAGCTCCATGACAATACGAACGATGCACAGTAG
- the kdsB gene encoding 3-deoxy-manno-octulosonate cytidylyltransferase yields MKIVAMIPARYGATRFPGKLTSDLCGKPVIVRTYLSTMATGLFDKVIVVTDHRQIAEQIEQEGGEVFFSQKAHESGSDRIAEAVADVEADVVVNVQGDEPFQDKESLSGLVQAFEDKSVKVASLMRKIEDDVDVINPNSVKVVVDKENFALYFSRCPIPFVRDKYQPDYYRHIGVYAYTKQLLLAYTNWEKTMLEKAEMLEQLRLLENGIRIKMVETTHEAVAIDTKADLDRAIAFYQRNSQ; encoded by the coding sequence ATGAAAATAGTTGCAATGATTCCAGCACGCTATGGTGCTACACGCTTTCCAGGAAAGCTGACTTCTGATTTATGTGGTAAACCCGTTATTGTCAGGACTTATCTGAGTACGATGGCCACGGGTTTATTTGATAAGGTGATAGTAGTGACGGATCATAGACAGATAGCGGAACAGATCGAGCAGGAGGGAGGAGAAGTGTTTTTCAGTCAGAAAGCACATGAGAGTGGATCAGACCGTATAGCTGAAGCAGTAGCCGATGTGGAAGCCGATGTGGTGGTGAATGTACAGGGGGATGAGCCCTTTCAAGATAAGGAATCATTGTCAGGATTGGTACAGGCATTCGAAGATAAGTCTGTAAAGGTAGCTTCTCTCATGAGGAAAATTGAAGATGATGTAGATGTCATCAATCCCAATTCGGTCAAGGTGGTAGTGGACAAGGAAAATTTTGCCCTTTATTTTAGCCGCTGTCCTATCCCTTTCGTCCGGGATAAGTACCAACCTGATTACTATAGACATATTGGTGTTTATGCCTATACCAAGCAACTGCTGTTGGCATATACCAATTGGGAAAAGACCATGCTTGAAAAGGCAGAGATGCTTGAACAGTTACGGTTATTGGAAAATGGCATTCGTATTAAGATGGTAGAAACCACTCATGAGGCCGTGGCGATAGACACCAAGGCGGATCTGGACCGTGCGATTGCATTTTACCAGCGTAATTCCCAATAG
- a CDS encoding DMT family transporter encodes MAWLILILAGLFEVAFTTSLKMANNFTNFKWSVAFFISISLSFYLLNHAIKTIPMGTAYAVWTGIGAAGTVLVGIFFFQEPSNWLRIGFLMLLISSIIGLKAVA; translated from the coding sequence ATGGCTTGGTTAATATTGATCCTGGCAGGGCTTTTCGAAGTAGCCTTCACCACTTCACTGAAAATGGCCAACAACTTTACCAATTTTAAATGGTCAGTTGCATTTTTCATCAGCATCAGTTTAAGCTTCTACCTGCTCAATCATGCCATCAAGACCATCCCCATGGGCACAGCCTATGCTGTTTGGACAGGCATTGGTGCAGCAGGAACTGTACTGGTGGGGATTTTCTTTTTCCAAGAACCCTCCAATTGGCTTAGAATAGGCTTTCTGATGTTGCTAATAAGTTCTATCATTGGGCTCAAGGCCGTTGCCTAA
- a CDS encoding 16S rRNA (uracil(1498)-N(3))-methyltransferase, which translates to MQLFYQKDIPDTGNIILNHEESKHLVKVLRKVIGDEVLLTDGKGHLFTCTITKSDLKRTELSIIEKKETPLPDHRIHLAIAPTKNTDRMEWMLEKITEIGFQELTFLKTTNSERSFLKPDRLEKKMVAACKQSLKTHFPVINPLISFHDLLKNDAFADHQKFIAYVDEAHTHHLFDLAEKNTSYLILIGPEGDFSPEEINLATKNGFAPCSLGNSRLRTETAGLAAVHTFSLKNR; encoded by the coding sequence ATGCAGCTATTCTATCAAAAAGACATTCCTGATACCGGTAACATCATCCTCAATCATGAGGAATCAAAGCATTTGGTCAAAGTGCTGAGAAAAGTTATTGGCGATGAAGTTTTGCTAACAGATGGAAAAGGTCACTTGTTCACCTGTACGATCACCAAAAGTGATCTGAAAAGAACCGAATTAAGTATAATTGAAAAGAAAGAGACACCTCTTCCAGACCATCGCATTCATCTGGCCATTGCCCCTACCAAAAACACGGACAGGATGGAATGGATGTTGGAAAAGATTACGGAGATTGGTTTTCAGGAATTGACATTTTTAAAGACTACTAATTCTGAGCGAAGCTTCTTGAAGCCAGATCGGCTTGAGAAGAAAATGGTTGCCGCCTGTAAACAGAGTCTCAAAACACATTTCCCCGTTATTAACCCTCTAATCTCCTTCCATGACCTGCTGAAAAATGACGCGTTTGCTGACCATCAAAAGTTTATTGCCTACGTGGATGAAGCGCATACTCATCACCTATTTGACCTGGCAGAAAAGAATACTTCCTATTTGATTCTTATCGGTCCAGAAGGAGACTTTTCACCTGAAGAAATCAACCTCGCCACCAAGAATGGTTTTGCTCCCTGTAGCTTAGGAAATAGTAGGCTTCGGACTGAAACTGCAGGATTGGCGGCTGTACACACATTTAGCTTAAAAAACCGTTAG
- a CDS encoding DEAD/DEAH box helicase, with product MENEILFADLGISDEILQAVEGMGYTQPSEIQAQSIPLMLDGRDVIGQAQTGTGKTASFGIPIIDRVDSSSRHPQALILCPTRELAVQVEGEITKLAKHKKGVFSTAIYGGEAIDRQIRTLKKGVQIVVGTPGRIMDHMKRGTLKLDTVQTIVLDEADEMLDMGFREDIEMVLSQMPEIRQTIFFSATMAKPIMDLTRKYQTNPEIVKILRKELTVENISQVYYEVKPPLKMELITRLVNVHQFNLGVVFCNTKRATDEVTEGLIARGISAEALHGDLSQAQRDKVMNKFRKGHCAMLVATDVAARGIDVDNVEVVFNYDLPLDEEYYVHRIGRTGRAGRSGMAISFITGRKDIFRLKDLEKYIKTSLTKMNPPSVAEMVDQKKDQLVKDVTKELSKEEDNQFFEAALGQLLAEGLSMDQIALGLVKLQMGKSIQELSDMNFDLNLGRERDRGERGSRGRDRFERGAKKGRGERPGARKGGRERGKREANMARLFLNLGKKDRIRPNDIVGAIAGEAGISGRLIGGIDIFDNFSFVDVPTKDASHVISVMKRNTIKGKSVNMELSKD from the coding sequence ATGGAAAACGAGATTTTATTCGCAGACTTGGGAATTTCAGACGAAATTCTTCAAGCAGTGGAAGGTATGGGCTATACCCAACCTTCTGAAATTCAAGCACAATCAATTCCTTTGATGCTAGATGGCCGTGATGTCATTGGCCAGGCACAAACAGGAACTGGAAAAACTGCTTCTTTCGGGATTCCGATCATCGATCGCGTAGACAGCAGCAGCAGGCACCCACAGGCATTGATCTTATGCCCTACCAGGGAACTCGCAGTACAGGTAGAAGGTGAAATCACCAAACTTGCCAAGCACAAAAAGGGTGTTTTCAGTACAGCAATCTATGGTGGTGAAGCTATCGACCGTCAAATCCGGACACTTAAAAAAGGTGTACAGATCGTCGTAGGTACACCAGGTAGAATTATGGACCACATGAAACGTGGCACCCTGAAACTTGATACTGTTCAAACCATTGTACTGGATGAAGCAGACGAAATGCTTGACATGGGCTTCAGGGAAGACATTGAAATGGTTCTTAGCCAAATGCCTGAGATTAGACAGACGATCTTCTTCTCAGCAACTATGGCCAAGCCTATCATGGACTTGACCAGAAAATATCAAACCAATCCTGAAATCGTCAAGATCCTCCGTAAGGAACTGACTGTTGAGAACATTTCACAGGTTTATTACGAAGTCAAGCCTCCATTGAAGATGGAACTGATCACGAGACTGGTCAATGTACATCAATTTAATCTTGGCGTGGTTTTCTGTAATACCAAAAGGGCTACAGACGAAGTTACCGAAGGCTTGATCGCTAGAGGAATCTCTGCTGAAGCACTACACGGAGACTTGTCCCAGGCACAGCGTGACAAGGTGATGAACAAATTCAGAAAAGGTCACTGCGCAATGTTGGTAGCTACTGATGTAGCCGCGAGAGGAATCGATGTAGACAATGTGGAAGTGGTATTTAATTATGACCTCCCGCTGGATGAAGAGTACTATGTTCACCGTATCGGTAGAACAGGCAGAGCTGGCCGTTCAGGTATGGCAATCTCTTTCATTACAGGAAGAAAGGATATTTTCAGGCTTAAAGATCTGGAAAAATACATCAAAACATCCCTGACCAAAATGAATCCGCCTTCTGTCGCTGAAATGGTTGACCAGAAAAAAGATCAATTGGTAAAAGATGTTACAAAAGAACTTTCCAAAGAGGAAGACAACCAGTTTTTTGAAGCAGCATTAGGTCAGCTACTTGCCGAAGGATTAAGCATGGATCAAATCGCTCTTGGGTTGGTAAAACTGCAAATGGGCAAATCAATTCAGGAACTTTCCGACATGAACTTCGACCTAAACCTAGGCCGTGAAAGGGATAGAGGAGAAAGAGGAAGCCGAGGAAGAGACCGCTTCGAAAGAGGTGCTAAAAAAGGTCGAGGAGAACGTCCAGGTGCCCGAAAAGGTGGCCGTGAAAGAGGAAAAAGAGAAGCAAATATGGCCAGGCTTTTCCTTAATCTGGGTAAAAAAGACAGAATCAGACCGAATGATATCGTAGGAGCCATAGCTGGTGAAGCAGGAATTTCTGGTCGTCTGATCGGTGGTATAGACATCTTTGATAATTTCTCTTTTGTGGACGTACCTACCAAAGATGCAAGTCATGTCATTAGTGTCATGAAAAGGAATACCATTAAAGGTAAATCTGTCAACATGGAACTCTCAAAAGATTAA
- a CDS encoding citrate synthase: MSEIAKLSFNGTEYELPVTEGTENEKAIEIAKLRGESGLITLDPGFKNTGSTKSAITFLDGEQGILRYRGYNIEDLAEKSNFLEVSYLLIYGELPTQEQYDQFANEITYHTLVHEDIKKILDGFPSVAHPMGVLSSLICSLTAFYPTSLDPNRTEEEIKLSIVRLMAKLPTFAAWAYKNKMGHPANYPDNRLDYCSNFMKMMFALPAEKYEVDPIIAKALDKLLILHADHEQNCSTSTVRIVGSSQASIYASISAGINALWGPLHGGANQSVIEMLEAIKEDGGDTKKYLDKAKDKNDPFRLMGFGHRVYKNFDPRAKIIKKAADDVLGKLGVNDPVLEIAKELEEAALNDQYFVDRKLYPNVDFYSGIIYRALGIPTDMFTVMFALGRLPGWIAQWKEMRENNEPIGRPRQVYTGANERSYVTMGDR; encoded by the coding sequence ATGTCTGAAATAGCTAAGTTATCCTTCAATGGTACCGAATATGAATTACCAGTAACGGAAGGAACTGAAAATGAGAAGGCAATAGAAATTGCCAAATTAAGAGGCGAATCTGGATTAATAACATTAGACCCAGGATTCAAAAACACAGGATCTACAAAAAGTGCCATTACTTTCTTGGATGGAGAACAAGGTATCCTCAGATATCGTGGGTATAACATCGAAGACCTGGCTGAAAAGTCTAACTTTTTGGAGGTTTCTTATCTATTAATTTATGGTGAGCTTCCTACTCAAGAGCAATATGACCAGTTTGCAAATGAAATCACCTATCATACCTTAGTGCATGAAGATATCAAGAAGATTCTTGATGGTTTCCCATCTGTAGCCCATCCGATGGGCGTATTGTCTTCTTTGATCTGTTCATTGACAGCCTTCTACCCTACTTCATTGGATCCAAACAGGACTGAGGAAGAAATCAAATTGAGCATCGTAAGATTAATGGCCAAGCTACCTACTTTTGCAGCTTGGGCGTATAAAAATAAAATGGGGCACCCGGCCAATTACCCAGACAATAGGCTGGACTATTGCTCTAACTTCATGAAAATGATGTTTGCGCTACCAGCGGAGAAGTACGAGGTAGATCCTATCATTGCCAAAGCATTGGACAAGCTTCTTATTCTTCATGCAGATCACGAGCAAAACTGCTCTACTTCTACTGTAAGGATCGTGGGCTCTTCCCAAGCCAGCATCTATGCTTCCATCTCAGCAGGCATCAATGCCCTGTGGGGACCACTTCATGGCGGCGCTAACCAATCGGTGATCGAAATGCTGGAAGCGATCAAAGAAGATGGTGGTGACACGAAAAAATACCTTGACAAAGCTAAGGACAAAAATGATCCGTTTAGACTTATGGGCTTTGGCCACAGGGTTTATAAAAACTTTGACCCAAGAGCTAAAATCATCAAGAAAGCCGCCGATGATGTCCTTGGTAAACTGGGGGTCAATGATCCTGTATTGGAAATTGCCAAAGAACTGGAAGAAGCGGCCCTCAATGACCAGTACTTCGTAGACAGAAAATTATATCCAAATGTGGACTTCTATTCTGGCATCATCTACAGGGCACTAGGTATCCCAACTGACATGTTTACTGTCATGTTTGCCCTGGGACGTCTACCAGGCTGGATCGCACAGTGGAAAGAAATGAGAGAAAACAACGAACCTATTGGTCGACCAAGACAAGTTTACACTGGTGCCAATGAGCGTTCTTATGTCACTATGGGTGATAGATAA